A genome region from Pseudomonas helmanticensis includes the following:
- a CDS encoding ABC transporter permease subunit has translation MDGIFLQQLVNGLTLGSVYGLIAIGYTMVYGIIGMINFAHGEVYMISAYLAAISLALLAYFGIESFPLLMLGTLIFTIVVTAVYGWVIERVAYRPLRNSTRLAPLISAIGISLILQNYAQISQGARQQGVPTLLTGAWRVDIGTGFVQLTYTKVFILVAAFVGMGLLTYVIKYTKLGRMCRATQQDRKMASILGINTDRVISYVFIIGAAMAALAGVLITMNYGTFDFYAGFVIGIKAFTAAVLGGIGSLPGAMLGGIILGISESLFSGLVNSDYKDVFSFSLLVLVLVFRPQGLLGRPLVSKV, from the coding sequence ATGGATGGTATTTTCCTGCAGCAACTGGTCAACGGCCTGACCCTCGGGTCGGTCTATGGCCTGATCGCCATCGGCTACACAATGGTCTACGGCATCATCGGCATGATCAACTTCGCCCACGGCGAGGTTTACATGATTTCCGCTTACCTGGCGGCAATCAGTCTGGCTCTGCTGGCTTACTTCGGTATCGAATCCTTCCCGCTGCTGATGCTCGGCACACTGATCTTCACCATCGTCGTCACGGCGGTGTATGGCTGGGTCATTGAGCGAGTCGCTTACAGACCCCTGCGCAACTCCACCCGACTGGCTCCGCTGATCAGCGCCATCGGCATCTCGCTGATTCTGCAAAACTATGCCCAGATCAGTCAGGGCGCACGCCAACAGGGCGTTCCGACACTGCTCACCGGTGCCTGGCGCGTCGACATCGGCACCGGTTTTGTCCAGCTCACCTACACCAAGGTGTTCATCCTGGTCGCCGCGTTCGTTGGCATGGGCCTGCTGACCTATGTCATCAAGTACACCAAGCTCGGCCGCATGTGCCGCGCCACCCAGCAAGACCGCAAGATGGCCTCGATCCTGGGGATCAACACCGACCGCGTTATCTCTTACGTATTCATCATCGGTGCAGCCATGGCGGCGCTGGCCGGCGTGCTGATCACCATGAACTACGGCACGTTCGACTTCTACGCCGGGTTCGTCATCGGCATTAAAGCCTTTACCGCTGCGGTACTCGGCGGGATCGGTTCGCTGCCGGGTGCGATGTTGGGCGGGATCATCCTCGGTATCTCCGAGTCGCTGTTCTCCGGCCTGGTCAACTCCGACTACAAAGACGTGTTCAGCTTCTCGCTGCTCGTACTTGTTCTGGTCTTCCGGCCGCAGGGCCTGTTGGGCCGTCCTCTTGTGTCGAAGGTGTAA
- a CDS encoding branched-chain amino acid ABC transporter substrate-binding protein translates to MSQTFYKKGFLALAVATALGVSAFAQADVKIGVAGPMTGANAAFGEQYMKGAQAAADAVNAAGGVNGEKIVLVKGDDACEPKQAVTVAKDLVNQKVAGVVGHFCSSSTIPASEIYDEAGVIAITPGSTNPQVTERGLGAMFRMCGRDDQQGIVAGDYIVDVLKGKKVAVIHDKDTYGQGLADATKAQLTKRGVTPVIYEGLTRGEKDFSALVTKIRAAGADVVYFGGLHPEAGPLVKQLRTEGLKDVKFMSDDGIVTDELVTTAGGPQYVDGVLMTFGADPRLLPESKTVVDAFRKAGTEPEGYTLYAYASVQTLAAAFNGAKSNSGEKAAEWLKANPVKTVMGEKAWDKKGDLKVSDYVVYQWDASGKYHQLEKQK, encoded by the coding sequence ATGTCCCAGACGTTTTACAAGAAAGGCTTTCTGGCCCTCGCAGTGGCTACTGCGTTGGGTGTTTCTGCGTTTGCTCAAGCCGACGTCAAAATCGGTGTAGCGGGTCCAATGACTGGCGCCAACGCGGCATTTGGCGAGCAGTACATGAAGGGTGCACAGGCGGCGGCTGATGCGGTCAACGCGGCAGGTGGCGTCAACGGGGAGAAAATCGTTCTGGTCAAAGGCGATGACGCCTGCGAACCGAAACAAGCGGTCACGGTCGCCAAGGACCTGGTCAACCAGAAAGTCGCTGGCGTAGTCGGTCACTTCTGCTCTTCTTCCACCATTCCAGCCTCGGAAATCTACGACGAGGCCGGCGTTATCGCGATCACCCCGGGTTCCACCAACCCGCAAGTGACCGAGCGCGGCTTGGGCGCCATGTTCCGTATGTGCGGACGTGACGACCAGCAAGGCATCGTCGCCGGCGACTACATCGTCGACGTGCTCAAGGGCAAGAAAGTCGCGGTCATCCACGACAAGGACACCTACGGCCAAGGCCTGGCGGATGCCACCAAGGCGCAGTTGACCAAGCGTGGTGTGACCCCGGTCATCTACGAAGGCCTGACCCGTGGCGAGAAAGACTTCAGCGCCCTGGTCACCAAGATCCGCGCCGCCGGTGCCGACGTTGTCTACTTCGGCGGCCTGCACCCGGAAGCCGGTCCACTGGTCAAACAACTGCGTACCGAAGGCCTGAAAGACGTGAAATTCATGTCCGACGACGGCATCGTTACCGACGAACTGGTGACCACCGCTGGCGGCCCGCAATACGTCGACGGCGTGCTGATGACTTTCGGCGCCGACCCGCGTCTGCTGCCGGAAAGTAAAACCGTCGTCGATGCCTTCCGCAAGGCCGGCACCGAACCTGAAGGCTACACCCTGTATGCCTACGCCTCGGTGCAAACCCTGGCTGCAGCCTTCAATGGCGCAAAATCCAACAGTGGCGAGAAAGCTGCCGAGTGGCTGAAAGCCAATCCGGTGAAAACCGTCATGGGTGAGAAGGCCTGGGACAAGAAGGGCGACCTGAAGGTCTCCGACTACGTGGTGTACCAGTGGGACGCCAGCGGCAAATATCACCAGCTGGAAAAACAGAAGTAA